The Daucus carota subsp. sativus chromosome 2, DH1 v3.0, whole genome shotgun sequence genome includes a window with the following:
- the LOC108207236 gene encoding uncharacterized protein LOC108207236 — protein sequence MAQHWYSRLPPNSISSFGDLSRAFIGQFIGSKTHASLMNLHGGRNESLRDYMNRFTKEALKVPDLDQKLAMIALQQGTTDDNFRRSLAKRPPDNMNELQERAGKYIKAEESMRKSQNNQGPTTDSKKRGNDTKYDADNKYMKREDGEKSPTKKQSGPRFTEYGRLNAPRSQILMEIEKEGSVRWPKPIRTDPEQRIMDLYCRFHRDTGHKTDDCRQLKDEIEFLIRKGKLSKYTRDADRNTLDNDSRDRDNDDHDRRTEPRGPVINMISGGPTAAGLSSNSRKAYAREVMCIVGEPPKRAKTEVALTFDDSDLSGRGEVPP from the coding sequence atggcacaacactggtatagtcgactaccccctaactctatatcctcgtttggagatttgagccgagctttcatTGGCCAGTTTATTGGGAGCAAAACCCACGCTtcgttgatgaaccttcacggaggcaggaacgaatcccttcgagactatatgaataggttcaccAAGGAGGCACTCAAAGTCCCGGATTTGGACCAAAAGCTAGCGATGATCGCCCTTCAAcaaggaaccacggatgataatttccgccgCTCACTAGCCAAGAGGCCCCCTGACAACATGAATGAGCTGCAGGAgagagccgggaagtatattaaggcagaggaaagcatgagaaaatcccagaacaaCCAGGGACCAACCACGGACTCTAAGAAGCGTGGGAACGATACTAAATATGATGCTGATAACAAGTATATGAAAAGGGAAGATGGTGAGAAGTCACCCACCAAGAAGCAATCAGGACCGAGGTTCACAGAGTATGGAAGGCTGAATGCCCCTAGGAGTCAGATTttgatggaaattgagaaagagggaagtgttcgatggccgaagccaaTTAGGACCGACCCCGAACAAAGAATCATGGACTTGTATTGCAGGTTTCATAGGGATacgggacataagaccgatgattgtcgacagttgaaggatgagattgagtttttgATCCGGAAAGGAAAGTTGTCCAAGTATACTAGGGATGCAGATAGGAATACCCTTGACAATGATAGTCGAGATAGGGACAATGATGATCATGATAGGAGAACCGAGCCTCGAGGGCCCGTGATCAATATGATCTCTGGGGGACCGACTGCAGCAGGCTTGtctagtaactcacgaaaagcttatgctcgtgaagtgatgtgtattgttggagaacccccgaagaggGCCAAGACCGAGGTTGCGTTAACCTTTGATGATTCTGATCTATCTGGAAGGGGTGAAGTTCCCCCATAA